The Algihabitans albus genome window below encodes:
- a CDS encoding YbaK/EbsC family protein, with amino-acid sequence MTLKVAATRVQAALAAAGLEAEVREFPQSTRTAEEAAAAIGCSVAQIAKSLIFKGAASGRSILVVASGANRVEEPKVAALIGEGLEKADAAFVRAMTGYAIGGVPPVGHEVAPIAVIDEDLLRLPEIWAAAGTPNAVFALTPAALLKLTAGLRGDIKRGGSA; translated from the coding sequence ATGACGCTGAAGGTTGCCGCAACGCGCGTTCAGGCCGCCCTGGCGGCGGCGGGTCTGGAGGCGGAGGTTCGGGAGTTTCCGCAGTCGACCCGGACGGCGGAAGAGGCGGCGGCGGCCATCGGCTGCAGCGTTGCCCAGATCGCCAAATCGCTGATCTTCAAAGGCGCGGCAAGCGGACGTTCGATTCTGGTCGTGGCCAGTGGCGCCAACCGTGTCGAGGAGCCCAAGGTGGCGGCGCTGATCGGCGAAGGGCTGGAAAAGGCCGACGCCGCCTTCGTGCGAGCGATGACCGGCTACGCCATCGGCGGCGTTCCGCCGGTCGGTCATGAGGTGGCGCCGATCGCCGTGATCGACGAGGACCTCTTGCGGCTTCCCGAGATCTGGGCCGCGGCGGGCACGCCCAATGCGGTCTTCGCCCTGACCCCGGCGGCGCTGCTCAAACTGACCGCTGGACTCCGAGGCGACATCAAGAGAGGTGGGAGCGCCTGA
- the proC gene encoding pyrroline-5-carboxylate reductase, which translates to MSLEGPLLLLGCGKMGGALLAGWLDRGLPAAQVTVIEPQAAAVADFTARGVRHLGAPAEVPDGLRPKVVLLAVKPQMMAEALPPLARLVGPDTVFLSIAAGKTVDGLAALLTPDAALVRAMPNTPAAVGRGMSVLYANARVGGKQRALCAELMAAAGETAWIEDEALMDPVTALSGGGPAYVFLLIEVLAKAGIAAGLPADLAERLARVTVAGSGELVHRSDLPPATLRENVTSPGGTTLEALKVLMAEEGLQPLMTKAIAAAARRSRELAS; encoded by the coding sequence ATGTCTTTGGAAGGGCCGCTGCTGCTGCTCGGTTGCGGCAAGATGGGCGGCGCCCTGCTCGCCGGTTGGCTCGACCGTGGCCTGCCCGCCGCGCAGGTCACGGTGATCGAGCCGCAGGCGGCGGCGGTCGCCGATTTCACCGCCCGGGGCGTCCGCCATCTCGGCGCTCCGGCGGAGGTTCCCGACGGCCTGCGGCCCAAGGTCGTGTTGCTGGCCGTCAAGCCGCAGATGATGGCGGAGGCTCTGCCGCCGCTGGCCCGGCTGGTCGGACCGGACACCGTGTTTCTCTCGATCGCCGCCGGAAAGACGGTGGACGGCTTGGCCGCCCTGCTGACGCCCGACGCGGCGCTCGTTCGGGCCATGCCGAACACGCCGGCCGCCGTCGGCCGCGGCATGTCGGTGCTCTATGCCAACGCGCGCGTCGGCGGGAAGCAGCGCGCGCTCTGCGCCGAACTGATGGCCGCCGCGGGCGAGACGGCCTGGATCGAGGACGAGGCGCTGATGGACCCCGTCACCGCCCTGTCCGGCGGTGGACCGGCCTACGTCTTCCTCTTGATCGAGGTGCTGGCCAAGGCCGGGATCGCGGCGGGCCTGCCCGCCGACCTGGCCGAACGCCTGGCGCGGGTCACCGTCGCGGGATCGGGGGAACTCGTCCACCGCTCCGACCTGCCGCCGGCGACCCTGCGCGAGAACGTCACCAGTCCCGGCGGCACCACGCTGGAGGCCCTGAAGGTGCTGATGGCCGAGGAGGGTTTGCAGCCCCTGATGACCAAAGCCATCGCGGCGGCGGCGCGGCGCAGTCGCGAACTCGCATCGTGA
- a CDS encoding type III secretion system chaperone family protein, with protein MDLTAQEAFVTNNPLDLLEELVNANDWAHDRSSDQEMIVQVQGQWADYHLCVIWQPDSCAMYFSCQLDVKVQDTRRAVVLELLAAANERLWLGHFDFTGEEGLLLFRHTIPLRGVSGVSVEQLEDMMDTAVGECERLFPALQLVIWGGQKVEEAMAAAMMDTVGEA; from the coding sequence ATGGACCTCACGGCACAGGAAGCCTTCGTCACCAACAATCCCCTCGATCTGCTGGAAGAACTGGTCAACGCCAACGACTGGGCGCACGACCGCTCCAGCGACCAGGAGATGATCGTTCAGGTTCAAGGACAGTGGGCCGACTATCATCTCTGCGTGATCTGGCAGCCGGATAGCTGCGCCATGTACTTTTCCTGCCAACTGGATGTGAAGGTGCAGGACACGCGCCGTGCCGTCGTGCTCGAGCTGTTGGCCGCCGCCAACGAACGGCTTTGGCTCGGCCACTTCGACTTCACGGGGGAGGAAGGACTGCTGCTGTTCCGCCACACCATACCGTTGCGCGGGGTTTCGGGCGTTTCGGTCGAACAGCTCGAGGACATGATGGATACAGCCGTGGGGGAATGCGAGCGCCTGTTCCCGGCGCTGCAACTGGTGATCTGGGGCGGCCAGAAAGTCGAGGAGGCGATGGCCGCCGCAATGATGGATACTGTCGGCGAGGCCTAG